One genomic region from Loxodonta africana isolate mLoxAfr1 chromosome 17, mLoxAfr1.hap2, whole genome shotgun sequence encodes:
- the TPT1 gene encoding translationally-controlled tumor protein isoform X2 → MIIYRDLISHDEMFSDIYKIREIADGLCLEVEGKMVSRTEGNIDDSLIGGNASAEGPDGEGTESTVITGVDIVINHHLQETSFTKEAYKKYIKDYMKSIKGKLEEQKPERVKPFMTGAAEQIKHILANFKNYQFPLSLQF, encoded by the exons ATGATTATCTACCGGGACCTCATCAGCC ATGATGAGATGTTCTCCGACATTTACAAGATCCGGGAGATCGCGGACGGGCTGTGCCTGGAGGTGGAGGGGAAG ATGGTCAGTAGGACAGAGGGTAACATTGACGACTCGCTCATTGGTGGAAATGCCTCAGCTGAAGGCCCCGATGGTGAAGGAACCGAAAGCACAGTAATCACCGGTGTTGATATTGTCATCAACCATCACTTGCAGGAAACCAGTTTTACAAAAGAAGCCTACAAGAAGTACATCAAAGATTACATGAAATC AATCAAAGGCAAACTTGAAGAACAGAAACCAGAAAGAGTAAAACCTTTTATGACAGGGGCTGCAGAACAAATCAAGCACATCCTTGCTAATTTCAAAAACTACCAG TTTCCTCTATCTTTACAATTCTGA
- the TPT1 gene encoding translationally-controlled tumor protein isoform X1 yields the protein MIIYRDLISHDEMFSDIYKIREIADGLCLEVEGKMVSRTEGNIDDSLIGGNASAEGPDGEGTESTVITGVDIVINHHLQETSFTKEAYKKYIKDYMKSIKGKLEEQKPERVKPFMTGAAEQIKHILANFKNYQFFIGENMNPDGMVALLDYREDGVTPYMIFFKDGLEMEKC from the exons ATGATTATCTACCGGGACCTCATCAGCC ATGATGAGATGTTCTCCGACATTTACAAGATCCGGGAGATCGCGGACGGGCTGTGCCTGGAGGTGGAGGGGAAG ATGGTCAGTAGGACAGAGGGTAACATTGACGACTCGCTCATTGGTGGAAATGCCTCAGCTGAAGGCCCCGATGGTGAAGGAACCGAAAGCACAGTAATCACCGGTGTTGATATTGTCATCAACCATCACTTGCAGGAAACCAGTTTTACAAAAGAAGCCTACAAGAAGTACATCAAAGATTACATGAAATC AATCAAAGGCAAACTTGAAGAACAGAAACCAGAAAGAGTAAAACCTTTTATGACAGGGGCTGCAGAACAAATCAAGCACATCCTTGCTAATTTCAAAAACTACCAG TTCTTTATTGGTGAAAACATGAATCCAGATGGTATGGTTGCTCTGCTGGACTACCGTGAGGATGGCGTGACCCCATATATGATTTTCTTTAAGGATGGTTTAGAAATGGAGAAATGT TAA